A part of Gemmatimonas groenlandica genomic DNA contains:
- a CDS encoding DEAD/DEAH box helicase — protein MTSTPSFSSLQLHPSLQKGLKELGFARPTPIQAEAIPPALEGRDVLACAMTGSGKTYAFLLPILHHIMEKPRGITRALVITPTRELAAQIVESLNDVTVHTPLTGAAVFGGVGMGPQEHAFRSGADVIVATPGRLLDHFRMPYAKLEHLEYLVLDEADRMLDMGFLPEIKKVLRHLPQKKRQTLFFSATMPAPIAALTKDLLTNPFTLNLQRQSAPAVGITQAVYPVAQDLKSGLLVALLKRGDMPQALVFTRTKHRANRLAAQLVAAGIKAERIHGNRSQAQRTQALAGFKDGEYQVLVATDIAARGIDVEALGHVVNFDVPLAAEDYIHRVGRTARAEATGEAFTFVSPDEEGDLKQIERAIKKTLPRVTVPDFDYSAKPQTKLEVPLAERIAEIRKKKAEDRARAAAKVERRSAAQSGGARPAAPSGGRPAAPARKTSESRGPSAGSRGPSSGGAGGAGGGAAKSGAAGRVRRGPHRGQGGSGGSGNSGGGNSGGSSRGGGDSPYA, from the coding sequence GTGACCTCAACGCCGTCGTTTTCTTCGCTGCAACTGCATCCGAGCCTCCAGAAGGGCCTCAAGGAGCTCGGTTTTGCCCGTCCCACCCCGATTCAGGCCGAAGCGATTCCGCCGGCTCTGGAGGGGCGTGACGTCCTCGCCTGCGCGATGACGGGCAGCGGCAAGACGTATGCGTTCCTGCTCCCGATTCTCCATCACATCATGGAGAAGCCGCGCGGGATCACGCGGGCGCTGGTGATCACGCCCACGCGTGAACTGGCGGCGCAGATCGTCGAAAGCCTGAACGACGTGACCGTGCACACGCCGCTCACTGGCGCCGCGGTGTTCGGTGGTGTGGGCATGGGACCGCAGGAACACGCGTTTCGCAGCGGTGCCGATGTGATCGTGGCCACACCGGGACGCTTGCTCGATCACTTCCGCATGCCGTACGCAAAGCTCGAGCATCTCGAGTACCTGGTACTCGACGAAGCCGATCGCATGCTCGACATGGGCTTCCTGCCCGAGATCAAGAAAGTGCTGCGTCATCTGCCGCAGAAGAAGCGCCAGACGCTGTTCTTCAGTGCCACGATGCCGGCGCCGATCGCCGCGCTCACGAAGGATCTGCTCACCAATCCGTTCACGCTCAACCTGCAGCGTCAGTCGGCTCCCGCCGTCGGCATTACGCAGGCCGTGTATCCCGTGGCGCAGGATCTCAAGAGCGGTCTGCTCGTCGCGCTGCTCAAGCGCGGTGACATGCCGCAGGCGCTGGTGTTCACGCGCACGAAGCACCGCGCGAACCGCCTGGCGGCGCAACTGGTGGCCGCCGGCATCAAGGCCGAGCGCATTCACGGCAACCGGTCGCAGGCGCAGCGTACGCAGGCGCTCGCCGGATTCAAGGACGGCGAGTATCAGGTGCTGGTCGCCACCGACATCGCCGCCCGTGGTATCGACGTGGAAGCCCTGGGTCACGTGGTGAACTTCGACGTGCCGTTGGCCGCCGAGGACTATATCCACCGCGTGGGTCGTACGGCGCGTGCCGAAGCGACGGGTGAAGCGTTCACGTTCGTGTCGCCCGATGAAGAAGGGGATCTCAAGCAGATTGAGCGCGCGATCAAGAAGACGTTGCCGCGCGTGACGGTACCCGATTTCGACTACAGCGCCAAGCCGCAGACCAAGCTCGAAGTGCCGTTGGCCGAGCGCATCGCGGAGATCCGAAAGAAGAAGGCGGAAGACCGCGCGCGTGCCGCTGCCAAGGTGGAGCGTCGCAGCGCCGCGCAGTCGGGCGGTGCCCGTCCGGCGGCACCGTCGGGTGGCCGTCCAGCGGCTCCCGCCCGGAAGACGAGTGAATCGCGCGGACCGTCTGCCGGTTCACGCGGTCCGTCGAGTGGTGGCGCTGGTGGTGCAGGCGGTGGTGCCGCGAAGAGTGGCGCGGCGGGCCGTGTCCGTCGTGGACCGCATCGCGGTCAAGGCGGCAGCGGTGGAAGCGGCAACAGTGGTGGCGGCAACAGTGGCGGCTCCTCGCGCGGCGGCGGAGACAGCCCGTACGCGTGA
- a CDS encoding acyl-ACP desaturase, translating to MDIFQIMYFPDNETIAKVEVLADLEQDVADLTVAHEAKRILWFPSELLAPEPDTDPDAFVKQLRERAKGISMPARVALALNTLTEEGLPHFHRLLATYLGGDTFWAKWTNLWTAEEDRHGAVLHDYAHDSKILDNPVLERMQFEYLKAGFEPTWDKDPYRVFVYTSLQERATQVSHANTGKLAGQYEPLIGTVLQNVAKEEARHYVFYREIFLRVLARDPNRALESAALIMPSIDMPGISMPHFREMADVIRRAGIYGPRDYIRIVEDLIKFWSIDKLEGLNEAGRKAQEKIMAITERLERVANMMETRSRAKTFSFNVAFAREFAME from the coding sequence GTGGATATCTTTCAGATTATGTACTTTCCCGACAACGAAACTATCGCCAAAGTCGAGGTCCTCGCGGACCTTGAACAGGACGTCGCAGACCTGACGGTCGCGCATGAAGCCAAGCGCATTCTGTGGTTCCCGTCGGAACTGCTGGCGCCTGAGCCGGACACCGATCCAGACGCCTTCGTGAAACAGCTCCGGGAGCGCGCGAAGGGCATCAGCATGCCTGCCCGCGTCGCCCTGGCGCTCAACACGCTCACCGAAGAAGGCCTCCCCCACTTCCACCGGCTGCTTGCCACGTATCTGGGCGGCGACACGTTCTGGGCGAAGTGGACCAACCTGTGGACGGCCGAGGAAGACCGGCACGGGGCTGTGTTGCACGACTACGCGCACGACAGCAAGATCCTGGATAATCCGGTACTCGAGCGCATGCAGTTCGAGTATCTCAAGGCGGGCTTCGAGCCCACCTGGGACAAGGATCCGTACCGGGTGTTCGTGTACACCTCGCTGCAGGAGCGCGCCACGCAGGTCAGTCACGCCAACACCGGTAAACTGGCCGGCCAGTACGAGCCGCTCATCGGCACAGTGCTCCAGAACGTCGCCAAGGAAGAAGCGCGGCACTACGTGTTCTACCGCGAGATCTTCCTGCGAGTGCTGGCGCGTGATCCCAACCGCGCGCTGGAATCAGCCGCGTTGATCATGCCGAGCATCGACATGCCCGGTATCAGCATGCCGCACTTCCGTGAGATGGCCGACGTGATCCGTCGGGCCGGCATCTATGGTCCGCGCGACTACATCCGGATCGTCGAAGACCTCATCAAGTTCTGGTCGATCGACAAGCTCGAAGGGCTGAACGAAGCGGGTCGCAAGGCGCAGGAAAAGATCATGGCGATCACCGAGCGTCTCGAGCGCGTGGCCAACATGATGGAGACGCGCAGCCGCGCGAAGACGTTCTCGTTCAACGTGGCGTTCGCCCGCGAATTCGCGATGGAGTAG
- a CDS encoding YigZ family protein: protein MSDADGDPARYPVPAQQHRVEQVIDRSRFICTVARVQSSEEAQAFIKTMNADFPDATHNCWAYVVGAPGSTDRVGMSDDGEPHGTAGRPMLTVLLHSGVGEVAAVVTRYYGGTKLGTGGLVKAYGGAVQEALMGMPRGERVDSVELSVRVGYGAIGALQQLFPEFDAELLEQRFDVDAEFCLRVPRIRLSAMEHAIQNATRGAAVFTRTD, encoded by the coding sequence GTGAGCGACGCCGACGGGGATCCGGCACGGTATCCTGTTCCGGCGCAGCAGCATCGCGTGGAGCAGGTAATCGATCGCAGTCGGTTCATCTGCACCGTCGCGCGGGTTCAGTCGAGTGAGGAGGCGCAGGCGTTCATCAAGACGATGAACGCCGATTTCCCTGACGCCACGCACAATTGCTGGGCGTACGTGGTCGGAGCGCCGGGCAGTACCGATCGCGTGGGGATGAGCGACGACGGTGAGCCGCATGGCACGGCCGGCCGCCCCATGCTGACTGTGCTGTTGCACAGCGGTGTCGGCGAAGTCGCCGCCGTCGTCACGCGCTATTACGGCGGCACCAAATTGGGCACCGGCGGCCTGGTGAAAGCCTACGGTGGTGCGGTGCAGGAGGCCCTGATGGGCATGCCCCGGGGCGAACGCGTGGATAGCGTCGAACTGTCGGTGCGCGTAGGGTACGGCGCCATCGGGGCGCTCCAGCAGCTGTTCCCTGAGTTCGACGCCGAACTGCTCGAACAGCGCTTCGACGTCGACGCTGAATTTTGCCTACGGGTGCCACGCATTCGCCTGTCGGCGATGGAGCACGCAATTCAGAATGCGACGCGCGGCGCCGCCGTGTTCACGCGAACCGACTGA
- a CDS encoding ABC transporter ATP-binding protein, which translates to MTPPAKGKPKYDTKRAWAEARALIWDHRTSVTVGLVLMLISRAAGFVLPYSTKKVLDEVLPNRDIRMLGYIALAGLAATIVQSITGYALSQVVSVAAQQAIARLREEVQGHLIRLPVKFFDSTKSGVLVSRVMNDPEGIRNLIGTGLIQLTGGIVSAIAALGVLFYLNWRLTAATIVFLAMFGVVMSIAFKRLRPIFRERSVITAEVTGRLTETLGGIRLIKVYTAEEREKEVFGKGVQKLFANIAKTITGTSLTGTLGLAVVGVIGLIAMYVGGRDVINGQMTVGSLITFVFFIAMVTMPLIQIASIGTQITEAFAGLDRIRELRDMPTEDQEDATKTAVPSVVGRVEFDHVNFEYEEGTPVLKDVSFTAPAGTTTALVGSSGSGKSTMISLIMAFAQPQQGQIKVDGTPVSELKLRDYRRHLGVVMQDNFLFDGTVMENIAFTKPGATKEEVMAVAKIANAHEFIHGFPQQYDTIVGERGVKLSGGQRQRVAIARAILADPRVLILDEATSSLDSESEHLIQEGLRRLRAGRTTFVIAHRLSTITSADQILVLEHGQIIERGTHQQLLAIGGRYRDLYNRQYQLEQDQFINPGEEILATG; encoded by the coding sequence ATGACGCCCCCTGCCAAAGGCAAGCCCAAGTACGACACCAAGCGCGCCTGGGCCGAGGCCCGCGCGCTGATCTGGGATCACCGCACGTCCGTGACCGTCGGACTCGTGCTGATGCTCATCAGCCGCGCCGCCGGGTTCGTGCTGCCGTACTCCACCAAGAAAGTGCTCGACGAGGTCTTGCCGAACCGCGATATCCGGATGCTCGGGTACATCGCCTTGGCCGGACTCGCCGCCACCATCGTGCAGTCGATCACCGGCTACGCCTTGTCGCAGGTTGTGAGCGTGGCGGCGCAGCAGGCTATCGCGCGGCTCCGTGAGGAGGTGCAGGGGCACCTCATCCGCCTGCCGGTGAAGTTCTTCGATAGCACGAAGAGCGGCGTGCTGGTCTCGCGCGTGATGAACGATCCCGAAGGCATCCGCAATCTCATCGGCACTGGGCTCATTCAGCTCACCGGTGGCATCGTGAGTGCGATCGCCGCACTAGGCGTGCTCTTCTATCTCAACTGGCGCCTGACGGCTGCGACCATCGTGTTTCTGGCGATGTTCGGCGTGGTGATGTCGATCGCCTTCAAGCGTCTACGCCCGATTTTCCGCGAACGCAGCGTGATCACGGCCGAAGTGACGGGACGCCTCACCGAAACGCTGGGCGGCATCCGACTGATCAAGGTGTACACGGCCGAAGAGCGCGAAAAGGAAGTGTTCGGCAAGGGCGTGCAGAAGCTGTTCGCGAACATCGCCAAGACGATCACGGGCACGTCGCTCACTGGTACGCTTGGTCTCGCGGTGGTCGGCGTGATCGGCCTGATCGCGATGTACGTGGGTGGACGCGACGTGATCAACGGCCAGATGACGGTGGGTAGTCTGATCACCTTCGTGTTCTTCATAGCGATGGTGACGATGCCGCTCATTCAGATTGCGAGCATCGGCACGCAGATCACCGAGGCGTTCGCGGGTCTCGATCGCATTCGCGAACTCCGCGACATGCCGACGGAAGACCAGGAAGACGCCACCAAGACCGCGGTGCCGTCGGTCGTGGGCCGCGTGGAGTTCGATCACGTGAATTTCGAGTACGAGGAAGGCACGCCCGTACTGAAGGATGTGTCGTTCACCGCACCGGCCGGCACGACTACGGCGCTGGTGGGCTCGAGCGGCAGCGGCAAGAGCACGATGATCTCGCTCATCATGGCCTTTGCGCAGCCGCAGCAGGGTCAGATCAAGGTCGACGGGACGCCGGTGTCCGAGCTCAAGCTGCGCGACTATCGTCGTCATCTGGGCGTGGTCATGCAGGACAATTTCCTGTTCGACGGCACGGTGATGGAGAACATCGCCTTCACCAAGCCCGGCGCCACGAAGGAAGAGGTCATGGCGGTGGCCAAGATCGCCAACGCGCACGAGTTCATTCACGGCTTCCCGCAGCAGTACGACACGATCGTCGGCGAACGCGGCGTGAAGCTGTCGGGTGGTCAGCGGCAGCGCGTGGCTATCGCCCGCGCCATTCTGGCCGATCCGCGTGTGCTCATTCTCGACGAAGCCACATCGTCGCTCGACTCCGAGAGTGAGCACCTCATTCAGGAAGGGCTCCGTCGCCTGCGCGCCGGCCGCACCACTTTCGTGATTGCGCACCGACTCAGCACGATCACGAGCGCCGATCAGATTCTTGTGCTCGAGCACGGTCAGATCATCGAACGCGGCACGCATCAGCAGCTGCTCGCCATCGGCGGACGCTACCGTGACCTGTACAACCGGCAGTATCAGCTGGAGCAGGACCAGTTCATTAATCCAGGCGAGGAAATTCTGGCCACTGGCTGA
- the ppc gene encoding phosphoenolpyruvate carboxylase: MTETPETGRLEKDLPLRDDIRLLGRVLGDTLREQEGDEIFQLVESVRQTAVRFAREGSPSDRAELHRLLDGLPPEDMHRVVRAFAYFLQLANIAEDTHRSRRRREHEIIGSPPREGSLAFSLDAVIREVPDAADHVAAFFATALVSPVLTAHPTEVQRQSTQHALQQIADLLDRRDRLTLTPDERQEADETLKQVVLTLWHTRMVRSERLRVIDEVKNGINYFRSTFFTELPRLHGDTEDLLHARFPAYEWSLPPFLRVGSWIGGDRDGNPFVTAETLQETVRLQASATIEFYLDEVHALGYDLPLSERLVPVTAELSALAARSPDASSQRLDEPYRRALIGIYSRLAATAHALGLPAPIRQAIGTDAPYATAAALRDDLVVIRDSLQQHGGARLTTGRLRRLVRAVELFGFHLAPLDLRQNSEVHERVAAELLSSAGVCTDYALRTEAERVAILSKELAGTRPLYSPHLSYSEEVAGELAIAFAARELRERFGDALLPHYIISKCDGVSDLLEVALVLKEAGLARGGASPTTEMQIIPLFETIDDLRRAGNTMDALFTLPVYRSLVTSQGNVQEVMLGYSDSNKDGGFLTSGWELYQAELALMRVFAEHGVKLRLFHGRGGSVGRGGGPSYEAILAQPAGAVSGHIRITEQGEVIASKYATPDVGRRNLELLVAATLEASLTDHERRGEHADHVAQDFHPVMERLSAVAFRAYRDLVYETPGFVQYFRESTPLAEIATLNIGSRPASRRPSERIEDLRAIPWVFSWAQCRLMLPGWYGFGSAIAAYLADTPDGLPMLQRMAQHWPFFRTLLSNIDMVLAKSDLAVASRYAELVQDVELRQRVFAMLSAEWHRTRDSLQQITGQAELLAENPLLKRSIANRFPYMDPLNHLQIELLRRYRDAQATGADTDDERRRRGIHITINGIAAGLRNSG; encoded by the coding sequence ATGACAGAGACTCCTGAGACCGGTCGGCTGGAGAAGGACCTCCCGCTGCGCGACGATATCCGCTTGCTGGGGCGTGTGCTGGGCGACACGCTGCGCGAGCAGGAAGGCGACGAGATCTTTCAGCTCGTCGAATCGGTGCGACAGACCGCCGTACGTTTCGCGCGCGAGGGCAGCCCAAGCGATCGGGCCGAGCTGCATCGACTCCTCGATGGATTACCACCCGAGGACATGCACCGCGTGGTGCGCGCGTTCGCCTACTTTTTGCAGCTGGCGAACATCGCCGAAGACACGCACCGGTCGCGGCGGCGTCGTGAGCACGAGATCATAGGGTCGCCGCCGCGCGAAGGGAGTCTGGCGTTTTCACTCGACGCGGTGATCCGCGAAGTGCCGGACGCCGCCGACCATGTGGCCGCCTTCTTCGCCACGGCGCTCGTGTCGCCGGTGCTGACGGCGCACCCCACGGAAGTGCAGCGGCAGAGCACGCAGCATGCGCTGCAGCAGATCGCCGATCTGCTGGACCGCCGCGACCGGCTCACGCTCACGCCCGACGAACGGCAGGAGGCCGACGAGACGCTCAAGCAGGTCGTGCTCACCCTCTGGCACACGCGCATGGTGCGCTCCGAGCGACTCCGCGTGATCGACGAAGTGAAGAACGGCATCAACTATTTCCGCAGCACATTCTTCACCGAACTGCCGCGTCTGCACGGTGATACCGAAGACTTGTTGCACGCGCGCTTTCCTGCGTACGAGTGGTCTCTGCCTCCGTTCTTGCGCGTGGGTAGCTGGATCGGCGGCGACCGCGATGGCAATCCGTTCGTCACCGCCGAGACGTTGCAGGAGACCGTGCGCCTGCAGGCGTCGGCGACGATCGAATTCTATCTCGACGAAGTGCATGCGCTCGGCTACGATCTGCCGCTGTCCGAGCGACTCGTGCCCGTTACGGCCGAGCTGTCCGCACTCGCGGCGCGTTCGCCCGATGCGTCGTCACAGCGGCTCGATGAGCCCTACCGCCGCGCGCTGATCGGGATCTATTCGCGGCTAGCCGCGACAGCGCATGCGCTGGGTCTGCCAGCGCCGATACGGCAGGCCATCGGCACCGACGCGCCGTACGCCACGGCGGCCGCGCTGCGCGATGACCTCGTGGTCATTCGGGATTCGCTGCAGCAGCACGGCGGCGCACGGCTCACCACCGGACGATTGCGTCGCCTGGTGCGCGCGGTCGAACTGTTCGGTTTTCACCTGGCACCGCTCGACCTGCGTCAAAATTCCGAAGTGCACGAGCGCGTGGCCGCGGAGCTGCTGTCGAGCGCTGGCGTGTGCACTGACTACGCGTTGCGAACCGAAGCCGAGCGCGTCGCGATCCTGTCGAAGGAACTGGCCGGCACGCGTCCGTTGTACTCGCCGCATCTGTCGTATTCCGAGGAAGTCGCTGGAGAACTGGCGATTGCCTTCGCGGCGCGTGAACTCCGCGAGCGATTCGGCGACGCGCTGCTTCCGCACTACATCATCTCGAAATGCGACGGCGTCTCGGACCTGCTGGAAGTGGCGCTGGTGCTCAAGGAGGCGGGACTCGCGCGTGGGGGTGCGTCACCGACCACGGAGATGCAGATCATTCCGCTGTTCGAGACCATCGACGACTTGCGGCGGGCTGGCAACACGATGGACGCGCTCTTCACGTTGCCCGTGTACCGCTCACTGGTCACGTCGCAGGGGAATGTGCAGGAAGTAATGCTCGGCTACTCCGACAGCAACAAGGATGGCGGCTTTCTGACCTCCGGATGGGAGTTGTATCAAGCCGAGTTGGCACTGATGCGCGTTTTCGCCGAGCACGGCGTGAAGCTGCGGCTCTTTCACGGACGGGGCGGGTCGGTAGGACGCGGCGGTGGTCCGAGCTACGAGGCGATCCTGGCACAGCCGGCAGGCGCCGTCAGTGGACACATCCGCATTACCGAGCAGGGCGAAGTGATCGCGTCGAAATACGCCACGCCTGATGTAGGCCGGCGGAATCTCGAGCTGTTGGTGGCGGCGACGCTCGAGGCTTCGCTTACTGATCATGAGCGGCGCGGCGAGCACGCCGACCATGTGGCACAGGACTTCCACCCAGTCATGGAACGTCTGTCGGCGGTCGCCTTCCGGGCGTATCGCGACCTGGTGTACGAAACACCGGGCTTCGTGCAGTATTTCCGTGAATCCACGCCGTTGGCCGAGATCGCGACGCTCAATATCGGGAGTCGGCCGGCATCGCGGCGTCCGAGTGAACGCATCGAGGACCTGCGCGCGATTCCATGGGTGTTCTCGTGGGCGCAGTGCCGTCTCATGCTGCCCGGCTGGTACGGATTCGGTTCGGCCATCGCGGCGTATCTCGCGGACACGCCGGACGGTCTCCCCATGCTGCAGCGTATGGCGCAGCACTGGCCGTTCTTCCGCACGCTGCTGTCGAACATCGACATGGTGCTTGCGAAGTCCGATCTCGCCGTGGCGTCGCGCTACGCGGAGCTGGTGCAGGATGTGGAGTTGCGGCAGCGCGTGTTCGCCATGCTCTCGGCCGAGTGGCATCGCACGCGCGATTCGCTGCAGCAGATCACGGGGCAGGCGGAGTTGCTGGCGGAGAATCCGCTGCTCAAGCGATCGATCGCCAATCGCTTTCCGTACATGGATCCCCTCAATCACCTGCAGATCGAGCTGTTGCGCCGGTATCGCGATGCGCAGGCCACGGGTGCCGACACCGACGACGAGCGGCGGCGGAGAGGCATTCACATCACGATCAACGGGATCGCGGCGGGCCTGCGGAACAGCGGCTAG
- a CDS encoding glycerophosphodiester phosphodiesterase — protein sequence MSAAPLVIAHRGASGHRPEHTLEGYALAVQMGADFIEPDLVSTKDGVLVARHENEIGGTTDVATKFASRRTRKVIDGDTVSGWFTEDFTLAEMRTLRAKERLSFRSHAYDGQFVVPTFDDVLALADSLGRRRGRPVGVYPETKHPTYFRGIGLPIEEPMLRVLRARGLDRADAPVFIQSFESGNLRLLATQTRIHLIQLVSSAPQVTPTALRDIATYAYGVGANTRQIVGDDSAAVPTSLIADAHAAGLRVHAWTLRPESVFLAKRYGGDPLAEVRELVRLGVDGLFGDYPDQVVTGLRK from the coding sequence GTGTCCGCAGCTCCCCTCGTGATCGCCCACCGCGGGGCCAGCGGACACCGCCCGGAGCATACGCTCGAGGGGTACGCGCTGGCGGTGCAGATGGGCGCCGACTTCATCGAGCCCGACCTCGTGAGCACCAAGGACGGCGTGCTCGTGGCTCGGCATGAGAACGAGATCGGCGGCACCACTGACGTCGCCACGAAGTTCGCCTCGCGCCGCACGCGTAAAGTGATCGATGGCGATACGGTGAGCGGTTGGTTCACCGAAGATTTCACACTGGCCGAAATGCGCACGCTGCGCGCGAAGGAGCGGCTATCCTTCCGCTCCCACGCGTACGATGGACAGTTCGTCGTACCCACCTTCGACGACGTGCTCGCGTTGGCCGATTCGCTGGGACGGCGTCGTGGGCGACCGGTCGGGGTGTATCCGGAAACGAAGCATCCCACCTACTTCCGTGGTATCGGACTTCCGATCGAGGAACCGATGTTGCGTGTGTTGCGCGCTCGCGGCCTCGATCGCGCCGACGCGCCGGTGTTCATTCAGAGCTTTGAAAGTGGCAACCTGCGCCTGTTGGCGACGCAAACCCGGATCCACCTGATCCAACTCGTCTCCTCGGCGCCGCAAGTCACACCGACAGCGCTTCGAGACATCGCGACATACGCGTACGGTGTGGGCGCGAACACGCGGCAAATCGTGGGTGACGATTCCGCTGCGGTGCCGACGTCCCTCATTGCCGATGCGCACGCAGCGGGACTTCGTGTCCACGCCTGGACACTCCGACCTGAGTCAGTGTTTCTTGCCAAGCGCTACGGTGGCGATCCGCTGGCGGAGGTGCGCGAGTTGGTGCGACTCGGCGTGGATGGGTTGTTCGGCGACTATCCCGATCAAGTGGTGACGGGACTGCGAAAATAG
- a CDS encoding serine/threonine-protein kinase, with product MREAITDLHAAIGDRFSIERLLGQGGMGAVYLARDRQLDRPVAIKVLPPEFAQQSDLRERFLRETRTAASFSHPNIVPVFSVEDRDGLLAFAMGYVEGESVADLVKRSGPMSVRDTVRMLQDVSYALAYAHSRGVVHRDIKPDNIMIERATGRALVMDFGISRSITATVATPSLTRVGEVVGTPEYMSPEQASGDTIDGRSDLYSLGLVAWFALAGRPAITGDSISKVLVKQLTEAVPPIAQLRADVPALLADVIAQCTNKAPESRFATADELVERLDTSALRSADVPLPIRLFAEEASQAGMVLAGAVIIGFLLLLVLEQAYDTNFDRILPMVLFCAVIWGRLAVLMQQARRLARRRFSISEIQAGFAAVLAEREAERAQLRADAGAVRHRRKQVMILGSLFVASFVLRWYVLKYQRTEYSPGMFGVSLPGAIMLYSAYVTRGLSIVGLLNSPLRRGVGESVFRTFWLGAGGRAVLRLAGRGVRGANGESSAGFRTTDATRAATPRPALTTRPVPMPLQAPAAPSLEARIQSLEAWRDAMDRRN from the coding sequence ATGCGAGAAGCGATCACCGACCTGCACGCAGCGATCGGTGATCGCTTCTCCATCGAACGCCTGTTGGGACAAGGCGGCATGGGCGCGGTGTACCTCGCCCGCGATCGTCAGCTCGATCGCCCGGTGGCCATCAAGGTGCTGCCACCCGAGTTTGCGCAGCAGAGCGACCTGCGCGAACGGTTTCTGCGAGAGACGCGCACCGCTGCGTCATTCTCCCACCCGAACATCGTCCCGGTGTTCAGTGTCGAAGACCGCGACGGTCTGCTCGCGTTCGCCATGGGCTACGTGGAGGGCGAGAGCGTCGCCGATCTCGTGAAGCGGTCGGGGCCGATGTCGGTGCGCGACACCGTGCGCATGCTGCAGGATGTGAGCTACGCGCTGGCCTACGCGCACAGTCGCGGCGTCGTGCATCGTGACATCAAGCCGGACAACATCATGATCGAGCGCGCCACCGGTCGCGCGTTGGTCATGGACTTCGGTATCTCCCGCTCGATCACGGCCACCGTCGCCACGCCGTCACTCACGCGCGTGGGTGAAGTCGTGGGAACACCCGAGTACATGAGCCCTGAGCAGGCATCGGGCGACACCATCGACGGACGCAGCGACCTGTATTCGCTGGGTCTGGTGGCGTGGTTCGCGCTGGCGGGACGCCCCGCCATAACCGGTGATTCGATCTCGAAGGTGCTGGTGAAGCAGCTCACCGAGGCGGTGCCGCCCATCGCGCAGCTGCGGGCGGACGTGCCGGCGCTGCTGGCCGATGTCATCGCGCAGTGTACGAACAAGGCGCCGGAATCGCGCTTTGCGACGGCCGATGAACTGGTCGAACGCCTCGACACCTCAGCGTTGCGTAGCGCCGATGTGCCACTGCCCATTCGGCTCTTCGCCGAGGAAGCGAGTCAGGCCGGCATGGTGCTGGCGGGCGCCGTCATCATCGGATTCCTGCTGCTGCTGGTGCTCGAACAGGCGTACGACACGAATTTCGATCGCATTTTGCCCATGGTGCTCTTCTGCGCCGTGATCTGGGGGCGGTTGGCGGTATTGATGCAACAGGCGCGACGACTCGCGCGACGCCGATTCTCCATTTCGGAGATTCAAGCAGGCTTCGCGGCCGTGCTGGCCGAGCGTGAAGCCGAGCGTGCGCAACTGCGCGCCGATGCCGGGGCCGTACGACACCGCCGGAAGCAGGTGATGATTCTGGGATCATTGTTCGTCGCGTCGTTCGTGCTACGCTGGTACGTACTGAAATACCAGCGCACCGAGTACAGCCCCGGGATGTTCGGCGTGTCGCTTCCCGGCGCGATCATGCTGTACTCGGCGTATGTCACTCGCGGCCTCTCCATCGTGGGCCTACTGAATTCCCCGTTGCGGCGCGGCGTGGGCGAGAGCGTGTTTCGCACGTTCTGGCTTGGCGCCGGCGGACGGGCCGTACTGCGCCTCGCCGGCCGCGGCGTGCGCGGCGCAAACGGCGAGAGCAGCGCCGGATTTCGCACCACGGATGCCACGCGCGCAGCCACGCCGCGTCCGGCGCTGACAACGCGCCCGGTGCCGATGCCATTGCAGGCGCCAGCTGCGCCTTCGCTCGAAGCGCGTATCCAATCACTGGAAGCGTGGCGCGACGCGATGGATCGACGCAACTAG